A genome region from Pseudanabaena sp. Chao 1811 includes the following:
- a CDS encoding Cof-type HAD-IIB family hydrolase has protein sequence MAQDIKLVVVDIDGTISGDANQVNDAVKEAVKAAQAKGVKVAIATGRMYRSALRFHEAIASDMPLISYQGAFIKDPQTDELVGHWPVELEQALSLLDDLGEFATHDQLSIHIYVNDELYVRKMTAQTQAYAERSKVGVKVVGDLREFLTSASTDHPPTKILALSDTAELVTEMLRVLKDRYTPQQLYLTKSVATFFEATNPIANKGTAVKHLAENILGFDRSQVLAIGDNFNDLEMIEYAGIGVAMGNSPEGLKPLADWVAPSVEDDGAAAAIAKFVLSSQA, from the coding sequence ATGGCGCAAGACATTAAACTGGTCGTGGTAGATATTGATGGCACGATTAGCGGTGATGCCAATCAGGTCAATGATGCAGTTAAAGAGGCAGTCAAAGCAGCTCAGGCAAAGGGGGTAAAGGTCGCGATCGCCACAGGGAGAATGTATCGCTCAGCATTACGCTTTCATGAAGCGATCGCCTCAGATATGCCATTGATCTCCTATCAAGGTGCATTTATTAAAGATCCTCAAACCGATGAATTAGTAGGACATTGGCCAGTTGAACTAGAGCAGGCTCTTTCTTTGTTAGATGATCTGGGCGAATTTGCGACCCATGACCAGCTTTCGATTCATATCTATGTCAATGATGAACTCTATGTTCGCAAAATGACTGCCCAAACCCAAGCCTATGCCGAACGTTCTAAGGTTGGCGTTAAGGTAGTTGGTGATTTGCGCGAATTTTTGACTAGTGCTAGTACCGATCATCCCCCCACAAAAATTCTGGCTCTGAGTGATACCGCCGAACTAGTAACGGAAATGCTAAGAGTATTGAAAGATCGCTATACGCCGCAGCAACTTTATCTCACGAAGTCGGTGGCGACATTCTTTGAGGCAACCAATCCGATCGCTAATAAAGGTACTGCCGTAAAACATTTAGCAGAGAATATTTTGGGATTTGATCGCTCTCAGGTTTTAGCGATCGGTGATAACTTCAACGATTTAGAGATGATCGAATATGCAGGCATCGGTGTGGCGATGGGTAATAGTCCTGAAGGATTAAAGCCTCTCGCGGATTGGGTTGCGCCTAGTGTGGAAGATGATGGTGCAGCCGCAGCGATCGCCAAATTTGTTTTAAGTAGTCAAGCATAA
- a CDS encoding Uma2 family endonuclease: protein MTFTIDPSIDPVVLPDHTQLPESDGTFVKNFQEHPQSILLTDSIEPVLQKIHPDGQYAIGQDSGIYWRMTEPPEKGAEAPDWFYVPNVPPLLNGIPRRSYVLWQEFIAPLIILEFVSGTGKEERDKTPWKGKFFIYEQVIRPAFYGIYEVQTASVELYQFVGNQFKLVPANERGHYPIEQLGVEIGIWQGQYQNIELPWLRWWDAQGNLLITGSERAEIESQRATKEYQRAEQEHQRAEQERQRADRLLAQLKAAGIEPEA, encoded by the coding sequence ATGACTTTCACAATCGATCCATCTATAGATCCTGTTGTACTACCCGATCACACCCAACTGCCAGAGTCAGATGGCACATTTGTGAAAAATTTCCAAGAGCATCCCCAAAGTATTCTCCTGACAGATTCAATAGAGCCTGTATTACAAAAAATCCATCCCGATGGACAATATGCGATCGGTCAGGATAGCGGCATTTATTGGCGCATGACTGAACCTCCCGAAAAAGGAGCAGAGGCTCCCGATTGGTTTTATGTACCAAATGTACCCCCATTATTAAATGGGATTCCGCGACGTTCCTATGTTCTCTGGCAAGAATTTATTGCTCCGTTAATCATTTTGGAATTTGTGTCTGGAACTGGTAAGGAAGAGAGGGATAAAACGCCTTGGAAAGGTAAATTCTTCATCTATGAACAGGTGATTCGTCCTGCTTTTTATGGCATTTACGAGGTTCAAACTGCTAGCGTTGAGCTATATCAATTTGTTGGCAATCAATTTAAACTTGTACCCGCTAATGAGCGCGGACATTACCCCATTGAACAACTGGGGGTTGAGATCGGGATTTGGCAAGGACAATATCAAAATATAGAACTACCTTGGCTCCGTTGGTGGGATGCTCAAGGCAATTTATTAATCACTGGCTCAGAACGTGCTGAGATTGAAAGCCAAAGAGCAACCAAGGAATATCAACGCGCTGAGCAAGAACACCAACGCGCTGAACAAGAACGCCAACGCGCTGATCGCTTACTTGCTCAACTCAAGGCGGCAGGAATTGAACCAGAGGCTTAA
- a CDS encoding outer membrane beta-barrel protein has protein sequence MKALTKIYLGVAIATSVLTSFSAVASAEEVKLPGSYVGAGISLQGLATNPSNVGANLAGRYKFDDVPLSVRSSVLFGNGGTSIVPTVSYDLPVGDRTNVYLGAGASFKVGGNSSMTGDQTAFAVQPGVEVSLNKNMLLYSNAVIPFNGQSNGSAGTSLQAGVGLQF, from the coding sequence ATGAAAGCTCTTACAAAAATCTATTTAGGTGTTGCGATCGCTACTTCAGTTCTTACCTCCTTTAGCGCAGTCGCCTCAGCCGAAGAAGTAAAATTACCAGGTAGCTATGTAGGTGCTGGCATATCTCTCCAAGGATTGGCTACTAACCCTTCTAACGTTGGCGCAAACTTAGCAGGTCGCTATAAGTTTGATGACGTACCACTTTCCGTTAGAAGTTCTGTTCTCTTTGGTAATGGCGGTACTTCCATTGTTCCTACTGTTTCCTATGACTTGCCAGTAGGCGATCGCACTAACGTTTATCTTGGTGCTGGTGCTTCCTTTAAAGTTGGTGGTAACAGCAGCATGACGGGTGATCAAACTGCCTTTGCAGTTCAACCTGGTGTCGAAGTTAGTCTCAACAAAAATATGTTGCTTTATAGCAATGCCGTAATTCCATTTAATGGACAAAGTAATGGTTCTGCAGGAACCTCTCTCCAAGCTGGCGTGGGTCTTCAATTCTAA
- a CDS encoding Gfo/Idh/MocA family protein produces MSPNRNFHDPIRVGVIGIGNMGQHHARVLSLLKDAELIGVSDVSVERGRDTANKHRVLYFEDYRELLPLVDAVCIAVPTRLHYDVGTTCLKAGVHVLIEKPIAATIEEAEALVKIAADHNRILQVGHIERFNPAFQELSKVLKHETILAIEADRMSPYSQRANDVSVVFDLMIHDIDLILELVPSAIVRVSAHGNRVSPESSYLDYVTATIGFENGVIATLTASKVTHRKKRKITAHCTNSLTESDFLNNEILIHRQTTANWTTDYGQVLYRQDGFIEKVYTSNIEPLHAELEHFVACVRDKAQPSVGGDQALKTLRLASLIEQTAIDGQVWRSCDLQLREVATAGNYS; encoded by the coding sequence TAATATGGGGCAGCATCATGCAAGAGTCCTCAGCTTGCTCAAGGATGCAGAATTGATTGGTGTTTCCGATGTCAGTGTAGAGCGTGGGCGTGATACAGCAAACAAACACCGTGTACTTTATTTTGAAGACTACCGCGAACTCTTACCCCTCGTTGATGCAGTTTGTATCGCCGTTCCCACTCGCCTACATTACGATGTTGGCACAACTTGCCTGAAGGCTGGCGTACATGTGCTGATCGAAAAGCCGATCGCCGCCACCATCGAAGAAGCCGAAGCCTTAGTTAAAATTGCTGCCGACCATAACCGTATTCTCCAAGTTGGCCATATTGAAAGATTTAACCCCGCTTTCCAAGAACTCAGCAAAGTTTTAAAGCATGAGACGATTTTAGCGATCGAAGCCGATCGCATGAGTCCCTATTCCCAAAGGGCAAATGATGTCTCGGTCGTATTCGATTTGATGATCCACGATATTGATCTGATCCTTGAACTAGTACCATCAGCGATCGTGCGCGTCTCCGCTCATGGTAATCGCGTTTCCCCAGAATCCAGCTATCTCGACTATGTAACCGCTACCATCGGTTTTGAAAATGGCGTAATCGCTACGCTTACCGCCAGCAAAGTTACCCATCGCAAAAAGCGCAAAATCACGGCTCACTGTACCAACTCCCTCACCGAGTCCGATTTCCTCAATAACGAAATTTTGATTCACCGTCAAACTACAGCCAACTGGACAACCGATTACGGACAAGTCCTCTATCGTCAAGATGGCTTCATCGAAAAAGTCTATACCAGCAACATTGAGCCACTGCACGCCGAACTAGAGCATTTTGTTGCCTGTGTTCGTGATAAGGCACAACCCTCCGTCGGCGGTGATCAAGCTTTAAAAACCCTCCGTCTCGCTAGTCTGATCGAACAAACAGCGATCGATGGTCAAGTCTGGAGAAGTTGTGATTTGCAATTACGCGAGGTTGCCACCGCAGGAAATTATTCCTAA
- a CDS encoding serine/threonine protein kinase yields MTTLQPQEVINQRYQLERQLGQNAGRETWLAKDLQQENELVVVKLLAFGGNVQWEDLKLFEREANVLKQLDHPRIPKYRDYFSIDDRSLWFGLVQEYIQGNSLREYIAQGHKFTEVQVKQMAIAILEILIYLHELNPQVLHRDIKPSNLILAGKEGESRNIYLVDFGAVQDKASAEGKSFTVVGTYGYAPMEQYGGRAVAASDLYALGATMIHLLTGISPADLPQDDDAKIVFRDRTSASSHLVQWIQKLVEPTVKKRYGSAREALQALKEPSAPLVKPQVNSNISAPTATVRPKRRVYPPDNTNIQVEQSANQLRIIIPCQIWTAIAIWVLVIVISFFLQPFFPSILILIATIGNWSYIGVAFILLLLLIGTVNSLTTIILEIGEQETWLRRSLLGKIYWHAKFPTREFQRVEPQWKMIERKNSNFFNWLAWAASEPSEDNSMKSNVILYLAGVPYTLAVSDLRPTEVSWLIDVLEDFLHQIKIGNSR; encoded by the coding sequence ATGACTACACTTCAGCCTCAAGAAGTCATTAATCAGCGCTATCAATTAGAACGTCAACTAGGTCAGAATGCAGGACGAGAAACTTGGCTTGCCAAGGATTTGCAGCAAGAGAATGAACTGGTGGTGGTCAAGCTATTAGCTTTTGGAGGGAATGTGCAATGGGAAGATTTGAAACTGTTTGAACGGGAGGCAAATGTACTTAAACAGTTAGATCATCCAAGGATTCCTAAATATCGCGATTACTTTTCCATTGACGATCGCTCTTTGTGGTTTGGACTCGTACAGGAATATATTCAAGGAAATTCTTTGCGAGAATATATTGCTCAGGGACATAAATTTACAGAAGTACAGGTCAAACAAATGGCGATCGCCATTTTAGAAATTCTCATTTATCTGCATGAATTGAATCCTCAAGTTCTCCATCGTGATATTAAGCCTAGTAACTTGATTTTGGCTGGTAAAGAAGGGGAATCTAGAAATATTTATCTGGTGGATTTTGGAGCAGTACAGGACAAAGCTAGTGCTGAAGGCAAATCTTTTACCGTGGTCGGAACCTATGGCTATGCGCCGATGGAACAATATGGAGGTAGAGCCGTAGCTGCCTCTGATCTCTACGCTTTGGGTGCAACGATGATTCATCTATTGACGGGGATTTCTCCTGCGGATTTACCACAGGATGATGATGCAAAGATAGTTTTTCGCGATCGCACCAGTGCTAGTTCTCATCTAGTGCAATGGATTCAAAAATTAGTAGAGCCTACAGTCAAAAAACGCTATGGGTCAGCGAGAGAGGCTTTACAAGCTCTCAAAGAACCATCGGCTCCCTTAGTAAAACCTCAAGTTAACTCGAATATATCTGCCCCAACTGCCACGGTTCGCCCCAAGCGTAGAGTTTATCCACCAGACAATACCAATATCCAAGTTGAGCAATCGGCAAACCAACTGAGAATTATTATTCCTTGTCAGATCTGGACAGCAATTGCGATTTGGGTATTAGTTATTGTAATTAGTTTCTTTCTTCAGCCATTTTTTCCTAGTATCCTGATACTCATTGCGACTATAGGAAATTGGAGCTACATTGGTGTTGCTTTCATCTTACTACTATTGCTCATTGGCACTGTAAATTCCCTAACAACCATCATCTTAGAAATCGGTGAGCAAGAAACTTGGTTAAGGCGATCGCTACTTGGCAAAATTTACTGGCACGCGAAATTTCCCACCCGTGAATTTCAAAGGGTAGAGCCACAATGGAAAATGATTGAAAGAAAGAATAGTAACTTTTTCAATTGGCTCGCTTGGGCTGCGAGTGAACCCAGTGAAGATAACTCAATGAAGTCTAATGTGATTCTCTATCTAGCGGGAGTTCCCTATACTTTGGCAGTATCCGATTTGCGACCAACGGAGGTGAGTTGGTTAATCGATGTACTTGAAGATTTTTTACATCAAATTAAGATCGGTAACTCTAGATGA
- a CDS encoding Sll0314/Alr1548 family TPR repeat-containing protein, whose protein sequence is MKRPLKPISAPIFASLLAALVSVATAMPSFAADPFRTSNARAIGSETQKAFELMFKEGNYVEAVKQIDKAIGTEADEPLVFALRASTFYAKEDYLGMQVAGKRVRRNAEALQGKDNLRAYLYLAASDLIEAGYIVKTEGVSSAPRALPLVQSVFDNIKKAQDIDPNDPELNLIKGYIDMLIASVLPLSDLESALASLKQYAAPDYLKWRGIALAYRDARIAAPALEAVNKALVSAPNNPELYYLKGQVLWMGNNVPEAKKQFELALSKAKQLNPSLLSEIREQCRNISGGVACPEK, encoded by the coding sequence ATGAAGCGTCCTTTGAAACCAATATCTGCACCAATATTTGCATCCCTATTGGCAGCATTAGTCAGCGTCGCCACCGCAATGCCTAGCTTCGCCGCCGATCCGTTTCGCACCTCAAATGCTAGGGCGATCGGTAGCGAAACCCAAAAAGCCTTTGAACTAATGTTTAAAGAGGGCAACTATGTAGAGGCAGTGAAGCAAATAGACAAAGCCATAGGTACAGAAGCTGATGAGCCACTCGTCTTTGCGTTGCGGGCTTCGACTTTTTATGCCAAAGAAGACTATCTAGGAATGCAAGTAGCTGGCAAACGAGTTCGGCGCAATGCTGAGGCATTACAGGGGAAAGATAACCTCCGTGCCTATCTTTATCTAGCTGCAAGTGACTTGATTGAAGCTGGATATATTGTTAAAACTGAAGGCGTATCTAGCGCCCCTAGAGCTTTGCCCCTTGTGCAGAGTGTATTTGACAATATCAAAAAAGCACAGGATATCGACCCTAACGATCCTGAGCTGAATTTGATTAAGGGCTATATCGATATGCTGATTGCCTCAGTACTACCTTTGTCTGACCTTGAGTCTGCATTAGCAAGCCTGAAGCAATATGCGGCTCCTGACTATCTGAAATGGCGTGGTATTGCTCTAGCCTATCGTGATGCAAGAATTGCGGCTCCTGCCTTAGAAGCCGTAAATAAGGCACTAGTTTCTGCACCTAACAATCCAGAGCTATATTATCTGAAGGGGCAGGTGTTGTGGATGGGGAATAACGTGCCTGAGGCGAAAAAACAATTTGAACTCGCTCTGAGTAAAGCCAAGCAGTTGAACCCAAGTCTGTTATCTGAAATTCGTGAGCAATGTCGTAATATCTCAGGTGGGGTAGCCTGTCCTGAAAAATAA
- a CDS encoding DedA family protein produces the protein MNILEPKQLVDSLGSIGGHLAIWAIVFAESGLLIGFFLPGDSLLFAAGFLASIGKLNIFALIIGCFFCAVLGDNVGYATGKRFGHKLFSREDSIFFHKKHIIKAQNFYDKHGKKTIILARFLPVVRTFAPIVAGIGKMDYETFFKFNLVGGLIWTSGLSLLGYGLGNVIPDVDKYLLPITIAIVVISVVPSLLHLLPEREK, from the coding sequence GTGAATATTTTAGAACCGAAGCAATTAGTTGACTCTCTGGGATCTATCGGTGGTCATTTAGCAATTTGGGCGATCGTCTTTGCAGAATCTGGTCTACTTATCGGTTTCTTTTTACCAGGGGACTCGCTTCTATTTGCCGCAGGTTTTTTGGCTTCTATAGGAAAGCTCAATATTTTTGCACTGATTATCGGATGCTTTTTTTGTGCAGTGCTGGGAGATAACGTGGGGTATGCTACAGGCAAACGCTTTGGGCATAAATTATTTTCTAGAGAAGATTCGATATTTTTCCATAAGAAGCATATTATCAAGGCACAAAACTTTTATGATAAGCATGGAAAAAAAACTATCATCCTAGCTCGCTTTTTGCCCGTTGTTCGCACTTTTGCCCCCATCGTCGCAGGCATTGGGAAAATGGACTATGAAACATTCTTTAAGTTTAATCTAGTTGGTGGCTTGATTTGGACTTCTGGTTTGTCTCTATTGGGTTATGGATTGGGAAATGTTATTCCTGATGTTGATAAATATTTGCTTCCTATTACGATCGCTATTGTTGTGATTTCGGTTGTTCCTTCGCTTTTACATTTACTTCCAGAACGCGAAAAATAA
- a CDS encoding C39 family peptidase: protein MPKAIAEADTFLKKKLLGSTDLADSEKIFIKKGQSFFVTEYSPDRNQHLLLTLASPFPALDGKAQLQKVYAYDPHIKIEGEDLNTLIKLPVKYCSQLDNDQAIFGPGWRQCNTTSNTMLADFVLNGALTTMAKAQGFAEPESVYMRIVGKYGDTTDHDAQTWALKELGINSYFSYSLSAKDVLMSLKANIPVVVGFAYKGSGHICLIVGHDPNKKVWLVHDPYGTRHGASDSYDVGVGGAYDPYTYTVMQQIFWDGGGEAGWGRVVTSIKGKPTGLPSGL, encoded by the coding sequence ATGCCCAAAGCGATCGCCGAAGCAGACACTTTTCTGAAAAAAAAGTTGCTTGGCTCAACGGATTTAGCCGATTCCGAGAAGATTTTTATCAAAAAGGGGCAGTCTTTTTTTGTGACTGAGTATAGCCCCGATCGCAATCAACATCTTCTGCTAACTCTTGCCTCTCCATTCCCTGCCTTAGATGGCAAAGCGCAACTGCAAAAGGTCTATGCCTACGATCCTCATATCAAAATTGAGGGAGAAGATCTTAATACCCTGATTAAACTACCAGTCAAATATTGTTCACAATTAGATAATGATCAGGCAATCTTTGGACCTGGTTGGCGACAGTGCAATACGACTAGCAATACGATGCTAGCCGATTTTGTGCTAAATGGAGCCTTGACAACTATGGCAAAAGCACAGGGATTTGCCGAACCCGAATCTGTCTATATGCGAATCGTGGGTAAGTACGGTGATACCACTGATCACGATGCTCAAACATGGGCATTGAAAGAACTCGGTATCAACTCTTACTTTAGCTATTCCCTCTCCGCAAAAGATGTCTTAATGTCTCTTAAGGCAAATATTCCTGTAGTTGTAGGATTTGCGTATAAAGGCAGTGGTCACATTTGCCTGATCGTGGGACATGACCCTAACAAAAAAGTTTGGCTTGTCCATGATCCTTACGGAACTCGTCATGGGGCTAGCGATAGCTATGATGTTGGGGTTGGTGGAGCTTATGATCCCTATACCTATACGGTAATGCAGCAAATTTTTTGGGATGGCGGCGGTGAAGCTGGCTGGGGAAGAGTCGTCACCAGTATTAAGGGCAAGCCAACGGGTTTACCTTCAGGACTATAA
- a CDS encoding DUF6464 family protein, which yields MEISAVPTEVCTLHPESTLGKIYLDWMPQPGNYIDLEGKTYVILERRHRYQFRRGKYNLFRVLVYVQPAPENLERSLVNGRWIIGDGSCRYNAGSEILRCAVNPNGPCQGCRFWEA from the coding sequence ATGGAAATATCAGCAGTGCCTACAGAGGTGTGCACCCTTCATCCTGAAAGCACTTTGGGTAAAATATATCTTGATTGGATGCCTCAACCAGGAAACTATATTGATTTAGAAGGTAAAACCTATGTGATCTTAGAGCGCCGTCATCGATATCAGTTTCGGAGAGGAAAATATAACTTATTTAGGGTCTTAGTATATGTACAACCAGCACCAGAGAATTTAGAAAGAAGCTTGGTGAATGGACGTTGGATAATTGGGGATGGAAGTTGTCGATATAACGCAGGTTCGGAAATACTTCGTTGTGCGGTCAATCCGAATGGCCCTTGTCAGGGATGTCGCTTTTGGGAAGCATAA
- a CDS encoding endonuclease/exonuclease/phosphatase family protein produces the protein MKYVNIMMRSRFHNVKYLHILGLAVFGVFAIAAGCSNPFATANTPDQIRLGTFNLENFDGLNSAKVDAVSQIIERNFDVIGLQEVSPVAAEKLKEKLNKSQKWNFILGESGNKQRVALFYRQDEVSAQKVTEWKQVNITGTLRSPLVTYIKAGQKFDFTLVVVHQKGSGGAEADRLRQHQSDILRKEVDQYQKNSQSDPDLILVGDFNSPTWAEQNRGLRDAPLTFLTRSVETNAQENCLKKHGQPKTPDGRPRYSNRGTGCVIDHIAVSKAPKGAEEEYIPQSVQILDPQKDLGFDSDRTYFSNVSDHLPVRAIFRTK, from the coding sequence ATGAAATATGTGAATATTATGATGCGATCGCGTTTTCACAATGTTAAATACTTACATATTCTGGGTTTAGCTGTTTTTGGTGTATTTGCGATCGCTGCGGGTTGCTCCAATCCCTTCGCGACTGCCAATACCCCCGACCAAATTCGCCTCGGAACCTTTAATCTGGAAAATTTTGATGGATTGAACTCAGCAAAGGTTGATGCGGTGAGCCAAATTATTGAGCGGAATTTTGATGTCATCGGCTTACAAGAGGTCAGTCCCGTCGCTGCGGAGAAGCTCAAAGAGAAGTTGAATAAATCTCAAAAATGGAACTTTATCTTAGGAGAATCGGGCAATAAACAAAGGGTCGCTCTTTTCTATCGCCAAGATGAAGTATCTGCTCAAAAAGTGACGGAATGGAAACAGGTAAATATCACAGGGACTTTGCGATCGCCCCTTGTCACCTACATCAAAGCTGGACAGAAGTTTGATTTTACCTTAGTAGTAGTGCATCAAAAGGGTAGTGGCGGTGCTGAGGCTGATCGCCTGCGTCAACATCAAAGCGATATCCTACGGAAAGAGGTTGATCAATATCAAAAGAATTCTCAATCCGATCCTGACTTGATTCTGGTCGGCGATTTCAATAGTCCCACATGGGCAGAACAAAATCGAGGCTTACGTGATGCACCCTTGACCTTCTTAACAAGATCGGTGGAAACCAATGCTCAAGAGAACTGTTTGAAAAAACATGGTCAACCGAAAACCCCTGATGGTCGTCCGCGTTATTCCAATCGTGGCACTGGTTGCGTCATCGACCATATTGCTGTTTCCAAAGCTCCTAAGGGTGCAGAAGAAGAATATATTCCTCAATCAGTGCAAATTCTCGATCCGCAAAAAGATTTAGGCTTTGATAGCGATCGCACCTATTTTTCTAACGTCTCTGATCATCTGCCCGTTAGAGCTATCTTTCGTACAAAATAA